From the genome of Anopheles funestus chromosome 2RL, idAnoFuneDA-416_04, whole genome shotgun sequence:
CGGTTTTATGTAGAAAACAAAGCTCTCGTGTGGTAGTTAACGATTAGCATAATGGTAAGATAAAGTGAGATAGTATCATGGTACGGGAATCCTGTGGTAAGGACCTCAAaagacagagaaagagagagagcatgtgagtgaaaaaaaagcacgcgAGTGACTGCTGTTTTGTACATTGTGGAATGGGGCAGTGAAAAagcgaggtttttttttgttgtttatttgtttggtatATGCTCTCTTATTACTATTTGTGATGCGTACGTAAAGGGAAACGAAGGGAAGTCTAACAACAGTTGGGGgtattcaataaaaattgcGACTTATTCGGAGTACATAGTCTGTGGTAACGTTGAAGCGAACACGAACATTGTATATCATTCCTTTCATCAGGTTTTGCGAAATTTGCGTGTACGTGAACACACGCGAGAGGTGGGAAAAGTGGCTTCCTTACTTTGGCACATGCACAAAGGTACAATGTTGCATTGTACGAGGAGAAATAGGATGCATTAGCCAACACGAAATAGCGATTCATGATGAAGAATAAGTTACAAAATGTGTATTTAAAGAAAAGggcatttattttcaaatggaTACTGATGGTTACTGATTTTCGAATGGATCGTTGTGGGTCCTATTTCGTTATCTTATCTACTCTATTTGACAAGTATATGTTATAGACTTAGCTTCTGGTTCCTTTATcttcctttatttatttaggctTTTGAATAACTTGATAATGCCCCAGATAGTGGTAGATTAAAATCTCGACTTATCCATGTATTTTCCATCGTGCAGAATTAATTTATCTGATTAGGAGTAATTTAGGTGGTAGAAAGCAAACAATATAGACAAGATAAAGCAACGATCGTAACGCTTAAAATAGATCTATATGTTATGTTCAAACCTTTCTTTAATTACTGAGATAATCCTAAAGATTTGTACTGCAAAACGAATTGTTACACCAAACCAAGCAATATCAAATACTTGCCAGCAGGTGAGAATAGTTAAATACACTAACACACGAACGGCCAACGCCATGCTCCCGCCAGCCTACGCACAACGATCATATACGTAAATGCGTGCTGCGAATGCACACAAACCAAGAtgatgttgtttgtgtttgatcgGTCtctacaaaaccaaaaccagtATGTAATACTGGAGAGCAGCAATTCAACGCATTAGGGCGAGAAGGCAACAACCACCTTCCACACCGCCATACCGCTTGATTGTAGACAAGTTCAATACACAACAGACAAACAGAACTAAAAAATCACGCTCAACAATCACTCACGATCGGTGGTGTCTTATCTCGAGTGGAGATTATTATTGCGTACGTTCTGCTGGTCAGTCATCATAAAAAGCCTTAAAAAGAGAAACTGTGTGACAGTTCTGATAACGCATTGTTTAAGTTGATAAGAGTGGCTCGTGCGGGAAGCAAGATGCCTCGAACAACGGTGACGCTAGTTTCGATCGGGCTGTGTTTGCTGCTGGACGCCATTCAGTGTGCAACCGGTGACATAACATCGACGGTCCCCACAACAACCTCCAAAATGGCTGAGGTCCAACAGGTTTTCGAACAGCACGAGGTGATCCCCGATGTGATCGATGCTGCGCCGAAAGAGTTTGCGAGGGTGAGTAAAAAAATTCCATCGTCCAGCTGGAGTCTACAAGCGTTAcaaagttggttttgtttttggtacgcCAGATCTCCTACCCGAGCGGTGTCACCGTTAACGGTGGTAACGAGCTGCGTCCGACACAGGTTAAGGATCAACCGCGCGTCGAATGGACGGCCAAACCCGACACCTACTACACACTGTTCATGGTTGATCCGGACGCACCGAACCGTAAGGAGCCAAAGTTCCGTGAAATTGGCCACTGGTTGGTGGGTAACATTCCCGGCACCAAGGTAGAGGATGGTGACCATATGTACGCATTCGTTGGTTCCGGACCGCCGAACGGTAGCGGTTTGCATCGGTACGTGTTTCTGGTGTACGAACAGCCGGCCGGACGGATTGACTTTACGCAGGCACCGCGTGTCTCGAACCGCAGCCGCAACCATCGGGTAAACTACAAGCATCGCGAGTTTGTGCAGCAGTACGGACTTGGCGAGCTGGTGGCGGGAAATTTCTACCAGGCACAGTACGATGACTATGTGCCGACGCTGCACGCTCAGCTATCGTCCGGAACCGAGTAGCGATGATAAGCCGACTGTAAGCTAAGCAACTGATCTATGACTCCGATTCTGGattataacaaaaaactgGCAACAAGAATGTTGACAGCTATCAAGGTCTGATTGAGGCATGCGTAGTGTCATTATCACATCAAATATACCCTAATTAAGAAGCTTCGTGTGCTCTCTAATGATCGTTTTTGCTTGACTTAGCTGGCCACAGAATTCAATGACCTGTGCCGAGTTAGATAATCGATGCAAAAGCGAGAAACATCGGGTGAAAACATCAACTGTGATCCCCGGTGGAGTGTGGTGTTCTCCGTTCACTTTTCACGCGTTAAGGGGGGAAATTctacgcaaacacacacgcacggctGGTACCCACATAAGGGGCGAACCAGTTTTTCGCAACGCTTTGCAACAAGACATACGCGCATGTTCCTTAAAGTTTCAAGTGGGGATTTGTTTAAAAGGAAAATCTCACCACCGTCCCGGCGACAGTTCGTGCGCACTGCTTGCGTCCTCCACTGTTTTCTGCGCTGCGTTAAGGATGTCCACAGTACgtggtgttgtgttgttggtgATGTGTTTGCTTCTGCTAGAATCGCGCGCCTCAGATATACTGAACGATGCGCATGTGTATCGTGCATTCGCTTCGTACGAAGTAGTCCCGGATGTGGTCGATGAGGCACCCGACTGTTGGGCTCGTGCGTCTTTCAAAAGTGGCCGCCAGGCAGAGGGCGGTAATCGACTAACGCCGACTCAAATTCGAAACCCACCCGTCGTCACGTGGAACTCGAACGAACGCGCCCTCTACACACTGATCCTGACGGATCCGGATGTACCGTCGCGCGATGATCCTCGCTACAGAGAATTCATCCACTGGGCGGTCGGGAACATTCCCGGCAATGATATCGATCGTGGAGAAACGCTCGTCGAGTACCTCGGTGCCGTAACAGCTCGGGGAACCGGATTGCATCGGTTCGTGCTGCTGGTGTTCGAGCATCTTCAGAAGCTGGACTTTTCCGGCGAACCCAGGATCTCGGCACAGTGCGGTACGGTGCGGCGATACTTCTCAACGCGCAACTTTACGCGCAAGTACGATCTTAGCAACCTGTACGCGGGAAACTTCTTCCAGACGCAGTACGATGATTACGTGAACACGTTGCAGGCGCAGCTGCGTGAATGTGAGAGCGAGCGTGAGTTTGACTGGCTGGTGCAGTGAGTTTGATGGTAgaatgtttgttctttttctttggtaCCCTTAGGTACGCTGAACGAGCTGAATGGAGCACGTAATGCAACCGTGTTTGGTGGTCCGTAGAATGATCGAAAGATGAAGAGGCTGTAAGACGCTTAGCTAGCGGTTAGTTTGCGGAAAGGCTGTACATTTCGATCGTGTTTGGAAGGTgttataaaattaatgaataaattaacatttaagatttgtgatttttgtgaAAGTATCAAACGTGTAATGCGCAGTGTGcgatgaataaaattgaaatgatcTATCATaacattttgttaaatatttaataacattgTACCTTACTAAACACAATACGAAGAGATTACGATCTCTTATTATGTTAACGAATTTAACCAACGTGAATTATTTACTGTTTGAAAATACGAAACTACATTTTAAATCCCCCACGtgattcataattttttaaaggTAACCATAGCAACGATCAATGAAGCACTACAAATGCTTGACGATTAGATACATTTGTACAGCTTCTCCAAGTACAATTTTGAAACCCAACAATTATGACAGTTCTTGTTGCAGTGGCGATGATTACAATACCCAACGAACATAATCATATTAAGCTATTAAAAGGGGGGTTTCCCAGCTGTGTCAGCGTACTACACAAGAAAAATCGTCTTGTTTCCTCGTTTTGGTTTGAATATGCATAAGAATGGcagaacgagaaaaaaatcaagattttttttcatgggAATAGTAGAAATAAACTTCATATCTAGCATATGTGCTGTTTCATTTCCATCGTTCCAATTTGGCATTATGGTTTTCAGGTAATTTGATTCTCATTTCAAATTTAAGTGAGCTATTTACTTTACCAATGGAAGTCCACTTTTAACTCATATCACATTCTTGAACACATTTCTCGTCAAattgtctttttcttttcaccttgTTAGGCTGCTGGTAGTGCTCAGTCGTAGACTATaggcttagctttttttgagcaatttttcaaaattttaaaaattgatttatttggatgcgaattagttggaataagtttctttttactcaaataatgctttaaataaaaaaatgctttaaaaacaactttgaagtcgcgccagaatcgtaaaattattttggaaaattgagctacttttgtcgcgttcgcaaacgcgacaattgcgaTGCGTCTAGTGACGGGATCAGTCAAGGAAATCAAGGGGTGAACAATTATGCCGCTTGGGTATTCAAAATGTGACAGTTCACCGATTGTTTACAGCCATGAGCAGCAgtagaagcagcagcagcagcagcagacagaAGAAAAATCCAATTGTCCGTTTTCTTGATGCGTGTACGCAAAGTTTCACGACAGTCCCGGGCAGCGGTAAAATTACAGATCGTTGTAACATTATTCTTGCATAAGCAAGAACGTATTTCTGGTTCGTTCGTGTGGTAACTGGTGCTTATCGTGTGTGGGCTTAAAATCGGCGTCaagtacagcaaaaaaaaaaatcgggcACGTCCGgctacacttttttttcggtgcaaCGTGCGTGCTTGTAGATATATGAGCgcatgtgagtgtgtgtatgtgctactgtcaaatgtgtgtgtgtgtttctttttagtgCGCTCAGGGAATATATTTCGCGAAAACCCGAAGCAATCCAAGAAAGTCCCTTGCCTACAGTGTTCAGTTCCGACGCGCACTGAAGTATGCACCATTTTGTATTAAGTTGTGTTATTGGAGCGTTCGCGAACGCGTAAGGTGATAAGTAATAGTCGAGTAGCAGCAGTTTTGCACCTTTGATCAGTGGACGGAGAAGTCGGTCTGTGGGTGTGTGCGTGGCCTATTGCGTTTTGCGTTCCCTTTTACCTCCGCTTGGCGAACAGCAGCCCAGTCTGTCCTTCCAATCGTATTGCGAATGACGGGAAAAACGGAACAACCGGCCCTGGCAGTAGGACCATCGTTTCGTGGCGGTTTCAATCGAACGTAGCGTGCGAGAAGAAGCAGcgacgaagaagaaaagcatCGCGCGCGCCACTCGCACCGCGCTTCCGTCTTTTGAGCTTCCGTTGCCTTCGCCTTCGAAGGAGCCACGGCGGCTAGAACGAAAACGGCGTTAATCGAGCAGAAAAGAAGAGTGAAAGTGCGTTGTACACTGGTGGGCAGTACAGGGTGAAGGTGCATAATGTCGGATGTAAAACGCGCCATTGGCGATGTAATGAAAAAGggcggcggtggcggtggtagcGGTTCCAATCCATTCAGTGCCCTATCGGCGTCAGAGTGTTCGGTGTCAGCAGCGACCCTAAATCCCTTCGGTAACAGCGACAAAGATGGCCGAGGGGATCGAACTAATGGGGCAAACGGAAGTGGTGGCAAGGGTGGAAGAAAGTTCCCAACGATACGTCTCGAGATGAACCTCTTCGAACCGACCGCCGACAGTTTTCCGGAGTTTAACTTTTCCAAGCTGATCCACGAAGAACaggtaatttaaaaatacacacatcTATACATTTATGAAGAACGTGGCCATCTTTGTTGTAGGTATGGTCCTTCCGTTTGCTTCGTCCAAACGCGTTTGTCAAATTCTATTTGGGAACGTACTGATTTACCAATCGAAGCTGGCTTTGTTGGATCCTTTCCACTCAAGGCGCAGCAAATGTTCACGCACCTTCGTGCTTAGTCTGGTGCATTTGCTTAATAGCTCCAATAGCaattaaaaagtaaatttttcaATGGAGCATTTTATGCTTATGCGTGTGCGTATGTCGCTCATATTTgtctgttttctgttttcgcgTCAAGCAGGTGTTGCTGGTCCATTGGTTTTTAGTTGTTGCGAATTATGAAGTTTGTGGTTTGCTCGATAGCATTCTACATTTCCCTCCAttcatgattttcttttcggcGCGTGATTTTATTATGCTGTTGCATTTTTGATACAATGGTGTATGTAATAAGGTGGGGATTAAAGATGCACCACACGTCGCCGCATCTTAAAATGCCTTTCCTATTTCATGCAGGGCATAGTGCAAACTGCAGCcctgtttttttacttaatcgATCGGTAGTCCTGTTCTAATTGCGCGAAAGAAGTAGCGAAGAATTATTcccgcatttttttcttttattgttttgcttactGCTCTCATTCTTCTGTTCTCTGGCTGCTCTTGATGTTTTTGATGAATGGCAGTCAATGGCCAACATGTGTGTCAGTGAggtggttgtgtttgtgtgtttcggaAAAAAGGTGCGTTTTGACGTTTAGATGAAAGTTACGTCAAGCGCGTTTAAATTGCTGTCAACtgttattatttgttgtttttttttaaatacagcTTGACCTCAATTATCAAATGATTAGTTAATTAAAGTGAGTTAAAGGCCCGAATTATTGGCAGAAAGATAATCTAATTAAATGTAATAGAACTGCGgatacaaccaaaaacaaatacatgaTCCTTTCTGATACCCCGAATGTTCGGATATATTCTAGTCGAAAATGGTGTAAAGTATCGTAAAtgggaaaagtgaaaaaaaagttagccAACACTTTCATCTAAACACAATGATACGTTCGACAATTATTCGATTTAATAGCTGCTAGTCACCAGACGAGATTTAAACGGTTTAGATCATaacttttaagtttttttacgATGCCTGTCGTGGCGTTTTGtaggaaaaagaggaaaacccATCAACGAATGTATCGTTGGGATgttaaattgatataaaacttgttttattgttgttccTACTTCCTGATAGATTcctgatgtatttttttgctttcctttttttacagaaACGTCTTAAAAAGGcacagaagaaacaaatcgaTAGAACATCCAATGGATTCCTATCGGATCCGGATATGGATGTTGAAGTCGAACGAATGGCTAAAGAGTTGGAGAGAAAGTATGGTATGGGGTCAGAATATGCCACCAAGGGCAAAACAGCCCGTCCGACCAAGCTGGATTATTATGATCGTGGTGCGGGCTACGACGAGGAAGATTCCTTCATCGATAATTCTGAAGCGGTAAgggcagtttttttaaatttcagatTTCAAATAGTTCGTTTACTTATCATGTTTCTGTGCTCCTTAGTACGACGAACTCATACCGCAGGAAGTGGAAACCGTCGGTGGTGGATTTTACATAAACTCGGGGCAGTTGGAATTTAAGCAGCTGTCCAACTTCGAGCGTCCGGAAGATGCACAACGCATGCCGAAACCGAAGAAACGTGCTCTTTCAACATCGTCCGAAAGCAGTGATGAAGAGGAACCAGctggagagaaaaagaaatcgaCGCAAAGCGTTCCGCAAGCGCAGAAAGTGCAGGCGGAAAAGTCGGCTACACTGACGGAAAGCCAGCAAAATCGACCAGAGGCTGTAGAGCACGATAAAGGAACCGTATCGGTTGTCGTATCGAGTGAACCAACTGTTGCTGTACTGGAAGATGAAAAATCTCGTCTAAATGGTCATGTCgcgaagaagcaaaagatgGTAGATAATGGGCCAATTGGAGTGGATCAGAAAGCAAAACCTTCGGCCGGTGGTGAGtctgggaaggaaaaaacaaatggcGTGAAAGCTAAATCATCAACCAGTGTCAGTGCCGTAGCGAGTGTGACCACAGCAGGAAGTGTGGACAGTAgtaaaaaggaggaaaatggTGGTGTGAAAGAATTGAAGACCACCACCGTGAAGGATATGTTGCGGGCCAAGCGGGATAGTTTGCGAAAAATGGAACAGGAGAAGAAAGGTCGTAGCAGTGGTTCGAGTCGCGTTTCCAGCTCGGAAGCGGAAGAggatggcgatggtggtggagATGAGGAGGACGAGGACGAAGAAAACGGCGAGggtgatgatgaggatgaagaGGAAGACGAAGTGTACGGATTAGAGGAAGTTGGAAGTGATAAAAATTCGCGCGAATCTGGTTCGGACGTGGATATGGTGTCGGACAGTGGGAGCAGCCATAAGAGTGAAAAGAACGCAAGGGGGAAAGTGATGCAGTCGGTAAGCAGCACTGGAACGGTGGCAACGAATGGAACGGTCGACAGTGAGGGACGTGCGGTTGTAGCACCGAGCGGACCACAACAGCCTTCCAAGGAACGGAAACAGAAGGACTGCAAgctgccagaagatattcccGACCAGCTGCGCAAGGATGTGGACGCATTGAAGGAACAGGCGCGTGCTGTGCCCGGCAATGGAAAGTTAAACTTCTTCGAAAACAAGATAGCGGACCTACTGATACGGATCGACGATAGTGCACGTTCCAGCATTggttccagcaaaaaaaatgcgatcTTTCGTCACCTGGAGGCGCAGCTGTCGATAAGCCGTCAGTCTCTTCAGTTAAAGCTGAAAAAGATTCGCATACGAAAGCTTGAAAACAAGTCGAAATCGGTACTTTCGAAACTAGAGGATGTCATTACCGATACGATGCCTGCGGTTTTAGCTAAGCATCAGCTAGACTGTACGAAGGTGAACGATTTGCGAGTAGCAGCAGCTGCCGCTGCACAAGCCGCCACTTCACTGCCAAATGGGGAGAAAAGCGATACCCCACCAAACCCAACTCCACAGATAAGAAatccaaagaaaaaatactCCTGGAATGAGCGATCGCGCAATCTGCTCTGGGAGCTGTACAACATCCGCCTGCAAACGTACGCACTGGTGCGGCCCCGCAACCAAACGGAGGAAGAAGTGGTGGCCGAGTATTTGCGCACCAAAGTAGTGCCACTGTGGCCGAAAGGTTGGATACGCTACGAGGACATCCACAAGGAGTTGGATCGGCGGAAAAAGGCACTGGCGAAGAGTCAGGGCAACACCACCGTTGCGGCACAGAATTCCACGGGGAAAAAATCCACACCTACCGGTTCGCCTCTCCTATCGCCCGGATCGATAGTCGACGCAGCGCTACTGACCGGTAACAGTATAAACGGTACGAAAGCGCCAGATGGCTATGTTCCGCCCCGATCGTCCACACCGTCGAGTGTAAAGTCGACCAACAGTAAGGGAGGCATGGATGTGGAGAAGGGTTCCGGTTCCGTGAACAACGCAACACATCACTCACCAATCACGGTGCAGCCGACTGCCGCTAGTATGTCGCCCAACTCTTCCTTTAAGCGTACCTCGGACCATAGCATTACAAACATAATGAACTCACCGCCACCGCCAGTGGAGAAGCAATCCGGCGAGCAACGTCGCTCGTTCGATGCGATCGACCAATCGCCGATTACATTTGCCAGCATGGACGGTCAGTCCGGGCTGGGTAAAGATAGTCTGAAACGATCGCCTGTCACGCCTGTATCGATCAACCTGTCGCCCGGCGAACGAAGACACCCATTGGCATCGCCAGACCGGCAGAGATGGAACAGCCGGGAGGATGATAGCGATAGTAGCATTGAGATAATCGCGGAATATAACGTTCCCAGGGCTGGTACGGCAATGTCCTTACAATCCGGTGCCAATCTATCCGCTTCCGTGAGCGTGCTTCAGCCGACAGCAACACCACTGCCCGGTGCTACGGCCAATCTGCCTGTTTTGAATaaagaaaagtataaaaacTTAATCGCAGGAAAGCATAAGACGCACGGCGGCAGTGGTAGCAGCGCTGGCTCAAGTCCGATCACCGCTGGTGACATTGTGTCGCCGGCAATGGGCAGTGGAAAGTACTCGAAACACTCACCGGTAGCTGGAGGGCATGGTAATGTTGCTTCGTGCGGCATCATTGGATTTGCGGCACCATCCGGTAATGTCAGTGGCAATATGTTACTTTCCGATGTGATCGGTGCTGGTGGAGGAGGAAGCGTCCGGTTGAAGGATACACCACCGCCCCTCGACGTTGACCAGATAATGAAGGATCTCAAGGAATTACAGGTAGTGGCTGTGTGACGATCATTCAAGATGATCGTGCTATGCTAATGTgtgatttcatttcatttttagaaacaacaaaatgttgGTGGTACGAACCGAAAATCAGACAGCACAGCGTTACagtcgcaacagcagcatggTAAGTAGCAATGGGGAAGTAATATTACATTTCTTGGTTTACCTTAACAACCCTAAAAGTCCCCATCCATCCTCAAAAAGAtgtgaatgaagaaaattgagCAATTGTATTCTTTCTCTCATTCACATCCAAGTGCAACAAGTTCCACTGGCGCAGTTCATACCACGATCGTAAACGGGGTTTACGGTATGGACCAATTCCAGATGCAAAGCGTGGAACCGTTAAGGGAAGACCACATAGACATTTGTAAAGCAAAGGTGTGGAATTTGTGACGACATTATCGATGTAATGTGTTGATTATTGTTTGCATTTCATCGCTTCTTACTAATGCTCATGTAAAGGAATTGTCCACGAAAGCTGTTTGCATGAATAGTTTGGAAttgcaatgaaatatttatattacttCCTCATCCTAGTTTTtggttgtaattttatttcgtcgttttctttttgttctacATTCCCAATCCATCCTTCACTGATTGTGTTTACttgcgtttgtttcgtttctttgttCTATCctcaatttatgttttccttaCTGAAATTGGCTACGCCCACACCGTTCCTTCCAGAAGTAGCAGCAACGGCATCCACgataccagcagcagcatcgggGAATGTTGTTGCCGACTACTTTATCGACTGTGATATGGATGAGGACGATATTCTCTTCGCCACGAACTACACGTACAGTGGTGGACACAAGAACTGAACGAGCAAATGCCGTCCAGCAATACACTGAACGTTTGCCCAAGCATATTACATTGATCGGTTTTCAAACGTTCTAACCTTTGGAAAGGTAAACGAAAGACATCTTTCTAAACGGTTCGGCAAAGGTTCCTGTTTCAATGTAACACGGCGTtcgattgaaaattattttctttctttggtccaattaatttgtaatcacattgtaattaaaatattatcattTTCCTCTCGCAAATGTTGGTGTCCTTGTTGTTGTGTTAACTGCAATTCCTCTTCCACATATCTCTCCAGTGCATCTACACACCATCAACATCAAATGCACGCATATAACACATGCTAGTCATTCGGGTGTttattagagatgagaataacaattcTTTcaagtgagttgaaacgaaacgtttgatacacatgagttgaatttttaattttttttattattttttattcttttttttcatttaaagtattgtttgagtgaaaagaagcataTATCAACcaattggtattaaaataagtcaatttttaaaattttgctaaatttcccaaaaaagcaaggctaaccccttagga
Proteins encoded in this window:
- the LOC125766392 gene encoding ubinuclein-2 isoform X1 — encoded protein: MSDVKRAIGDVMKKGGGGGGSGSNPFSALSASECSVSAATLNPFGNSDKDGRGDRTNGANGSGGKGGRKFPTIRLEMNLFEPTADSFPEFNFSKLIHEEQKRLKKAQKKQIDRTSNGFLSDPDMDVEVERMAKELERKYGMGSEYATKGKTARPTKLDYYDRGAGYDEEDSFIDNSEAYDELIPQEVETVGGGFYINSGQLEFKQLSNFERPEDAQRMPKPKKRALSTSSESSDEEEPAGEKKKSTQSVPQAQKVQAEKSATLTESQQNRPEAVEHDKGTVSVVVSSEPTVAVLEDEKSRLNGHVAKKQKMVDNGPIGVDQKAKPSAGGESGKEKTNGVKAKSSTSVSAVASVTTAGSVDSSKKEENGGVKELKTTTVKDMLRAKRDSLRKMEQEKKGRSSGSSRVSSSEAEEDGDGGGDEEDEDEENGEGDDEDEEEDEVYGLEEVGSDKNSRESGSDVDMVSDSGSSHKSEKNARGKVMQSVSSTGTVATNGTVDSEGRAVVAPSGPQQPSKERKQKDCKLPEDIPDQLRKDVDALKEQARAVPGNGKLNFFENKIADLLIRIDDSARSSIGSSKKNAIFRHLEAQLSISRQSLQLKLKKIRIRKLENKSKSVLSKLEDVITDTMPAVLAKHQLDCTKVNDLRVAAAAAAQAATSLPNGEKSDTPPNPTPQIRNPKKKYSWNERSRNLLWELYNIRLQTYALVRPRNQTEEEVVAEYLRTKVVPLWPKGWIRYEDIHKELDRRKKALAKSQGNTTVAAQNSTGKKSTPTGSPLLSPGSIVDAALLTGNSINGTKAPDGYVPPRSSTPSSVKSTNSKGGMDVEKGSGSVNNATHHSPITVQPTAASMSPNSSFKRTSDHSITNIMNSPPPPVEKQSGEQRRSFDAIDQSPITFASMDGQSGLGKDSLKRSPVTPVSINLSPGERRHPLASPDRQRWNSREDDSDSSIEIIAEYNVPRAGTAMSLQSGANLSASVSVLQPTATPLPGATANLPVLNKEKYKNLIAGKHKTHGGSGSSAGSSPITAGDIVSPAMGSGKYSKHSPVAGGHGNVASCGIIGFAAPSGNVSGNMLLSDVIGAGGGGSVRLKDTPPPLDVDQIMKDLKELQKQQNVGGTNRKSDSTALQSQQQHEVAATASTIPAAASGNVVADYFIDCDMDEDDILFATNYTYSGGHKN